Proteins encoded by one window of Bacteroidia bacterium:
- a CDS encoding thioredoxin domain-containing protein — translation MKDTVRPTNKLIHEDSLYLQQHAHNPVHWLPWSVEAFEKAKTENKLIIISIGYSSCHWCHVMEKESFENTTIAEVMNENFVCIKVDREERPDIDAVYMTAVQLMKGQGGWPLNCITLPDGRAIYGGTYFNPQQWLQVLEQLSMMYQKDKSKFLEYASSLQEGMMQLEKFETINPKPDFDILKNAIAKWSALFDKTHGGLQRSPKFAMPVNLNFLMQYGHVFNDTEVKKHVRLTLSKMYNGGIFDQIEGGFARYSTDNRWEVPHFEKMLYDNAQLIIVYAEAYKAYNDLTFKNAAKETINFLKEKMYDNSGYYYSAIDADSDGEEGKFYFWTKAEIRAIINQLNLENITKDTAFDFACRYFSISESKMENDEIVLQCNKDIFNDYNLRMLEPSQLQKFIDAIKSAMKIARDKRIHPVCDKKLITSWNALMISALADAALYLNDKEYELQALATFSYLEQNLFQEKGYLLRSSGTKQTSNLHLEDYALLIQACIKLFECTWDFQWIEKAQSLTTYAIQYFSHDDNILFYDYTSNDSVLKFRKTELQDNVIPCANSVMANNLFLLSKYLNNEDYLLRSKKMLEKVIEQIPDYGFGYANWALLLQRTNQPFYEVAFGGSNAIRNKNKLNEHYLPMKVTAPVILKNKIEFTADKNETDDLIYVCRNHSCLLPTSDIIKVAQIITGKQ, via the coding sequence ATGAAAGATACTGTTCGACCAACTAACAAGCTTATCCATGAAGACAGTCTGTATCTACAACAACATGCTCACAATCCTGTTCACTGGCTACCCTGGTCAGTTGAAGCATTTGAAAAAGCGAAGACTGAAAATAAGTTAATCATAATCAGTATTGGCTATTCAAGTTGCCATTGGTGCCATGTGATGGAGAAAGAAAGTTTTGAAAACACTACAATTGCCGAAGTGATGAATGAAAATTTTGTCTGTATTAAAGTTGATCGTGAAGAAAGACCAGATATTGATGCAGTGTACATGACTGCCGTGCAACTGATGAAAGGACAAGGTGGCTGGCCGTTAAATTGTATTACCTTGCCAGATGGCAGGGCAATTTATGGCGGCACCTACTTCAATCCGCAACAATGGCTTCAGGTGTTGGAACAACTGTCAATGATGTATCAAAAAGATAAATCAAAATTTCTGGAATATGCTTCTTCCTTACAGGAGGGCATGATGCAATTAGAAAAATTTGAAACTATAAATCCCAAACCGGATTTTGACATTTTAAAAAATGCTATTGCTAAATGGTCTGCTTTATTTGACAAAACACATGGGGGCCTTCAACGTTCACCAAAATTTGCAATGCCTGTTAACTTGAATTTCTTAATGCAATATGGTCATGTTTTTAATGATACTGAAGTTAAAAAACACGTTAGACTAACTTTAAGTAAAATGTATAATGGAGGTATTTTTGATCAGATTGAAGGTGGATTTGCACGCTATTCTACTGATAATCGTTGGGAAGTTCCGCACTTTGAAAAAATGCTGTATGACAATGCCCAACTTATTATTGTTTATGCCGAAGCATACAAAGCATATAATGATCTTACATTTAAAAATGCCGCTAAAGAAACCATAAACTTCCTTAAAGAAAAAATGTATGACAACAGTGGATATTATTATTCAGCAATAGATGCTGACAGTGATGGTGAAGAAGGAAAATTCTATTTCTGGACAAAGGCTGAAATCAGAGCAATAATAAATCAACTGAATTTAGAAAATATAACAAAAGATACTGCTTTTGATTTTGCATGTCGTTATTTTTCAATTTCTGAATCAAAAATGGAAAACGATGAGATCGTTCTGCAATGCAACAAAGACATATTCAATGATTATAATCTTCGAATGTTGGAGCCAAGTCAGCTGCAAAAATTTATTGATGCGATAAAGTCAGCAATGAAAATAGCAAGAGATAAACGAATCCATCCTGTTTGCGACAAAAAACTTATCACTTCATGGAATGCCTTAATGATATCGGCATTAGCTGATGCAGCTTTATATCTTAATGATAAAGAATATGAGTTGCAGGCATTAGCAACATTCAGCTATTTGGAACAAAATCTGTTTCAGGAAAAAGGGTACCTGCTTCGTAGCTCTGGAACAAAACAAACCAGCAACCTGCACTTAGAAGATTATGCCCTTCTTATTCAAGCATGCATTAAGTTATTTGAATGTACATGGGACTTTCAATGGATTGAAAAAGCTCAATCGTTAACTACTTATGCTATCCAATATTTTAGTCATGATGATAATATTTTATTTTATGACTACACTTCAAATGACTCCGTCCTAAAGTTCAGAAAAACAGAGTTGCAGGATAATGTTATTCCTTGTGCAAATTCAGTAATGGCGAACAATCTATTCTTACTTTCAAAATACCTCAACAATGAAGACTATTTGTTGCGTTCAAAAAAAATGCTCGAAAAGGTGATTGAACAAATTCCTGATTATGGTTTTGGTTATGCAAATTGGGCCTTACTTTTACAAAGGACAAATCAACCATTCTACGAAGTTGCTTTTGGCGGAAGTAATGCAATTAGGAATAAAAATAAACTTAATGAGCATTATCTGCCAATGAAAGTCACTGCACCTGTAATTTTAAAAAATAAAATTGAATTTACTGCCGATAAAAATGAAACTGATGACCTTATTTATGTATGCAGAAACCATTCGTGCTTACTTCCAACTTCAGATATTATCAAGGTTGCGCAAATAATCACCGGTAAACAATGA
- a CDS encoding metallophosphoesterase, which produces MLRRVLIFLLIVFLIDLYVFQGIKVLIKDLTPSMSRLVSGIYWSFTLFTFSVFITGLIIDWHTWPKAVRVYLFAAVMIIVVTKLFIVLFLLIDDLTRLVRWGFSGLYQRFYDSPQVVNTEEKIVVTRSQFLMRMAFVISSIPFISLLYGMGDGKYNYQVKRRKIKFPKLPSAFEGFKIIQISDIHTGSFFDTKHIEKAVSMINSLKGDVIFFTGDLVNDRSDEAVPFINTLSKIEAKHGVFSILGNHDYGDYVQWPSREAKVENLEQLKNIHKEIGWKLMLDEHTFISEGDAKLGLIGVQNWSTHMRFPKYGNLPKAVEGMDFAPVNILLTHDPSHWHGEVTKKFPQIDLTLAGHTHGFQFGVEIPALKIKWSPVQYVYKEWADLYDDVNGQHLYVNRGLGFLGYPGRVGILPEITVIELSQG; this is translated from the coding sequence ATGTTGCGAAGAGTATTAATATTTTTGTTAATTGTTTTTCTGATAGACCTTTATGTTTTTCAGGGTATAAAGGTATTGATTAAGGATTTGACTCCATCCATGTCAAGATTGGTTTCCGGTATTTACTGGTCGTTTACGTTGTTTACATTTTCAGTGTTTATTACAGGGCTGATTATTGATTGGCATACGTGGCCTAAGGCAGTAAGAGTTTATCTTTTTGCTGCTGTTATGATAATTGTAGTAACAAAACTCTTTATTGTTTTGTTTCTGTTGATTGATGATTTGACAAGATTAGTCAGATGGGGGTTCTCGGGTTTGTATCAACGATTTTATGATTCTCCTCAGGTTGTAAATACGGAAGAAAAGATTGTAGTAACAAGGTCACAGTTTTTGATGCGAATGGCATTTGTCATCTCATCAATTCCATTTATTTCATTGTTATATGGAATGGGCGATGGCAAGTATAATTATCAGGTAAAACGAAGGAAAATCAAGTTCCCAAAATTACCTTCAGCATTTGAAGGCTTTAAGATTATTCAGATTTCTGATATTCATACAGGTAGTTTTTTCGACACAAAGCATATTGAAAAAGCTGTTTCAATGATTAACTCATTGAAAGGTGATGTGATATTTTTTACCGGTGACTTGGTGAATGACCGCTCTGATGAAGCTGTACCATTTATAAATACATTGTCAAAGATTGAGGCAAAACATGGTGTTTTTTCTATTCTTGGAAACCACGATTATGGTGACTATGTGCAATGGCCAAGCCGGGAAGCTAAAGTTGAAAATTTAGAACAGTTAAAAAATATCCATAAGGAAATTGGGTGGAAACTGATGCTTGATGAACATACATTTATTTCGGAGGGTGATGCCAAGTTGGGTTTGATTGGAGTGCAGAACTGGAGTACACATATGCGTTTCCCAAAATATGGTAATCTGCCCAAAGCAGTTGAGGGAATGGATTTTGCTCCTGTTAATATTTTACTTACTCACGATCCTTCACATTGGCATGGGGAAGTGACCAAAAAATTTCCACAGATTGATTTGACATTAGCAGGGCATACACATGGTTTTCAGTTTGGCGTAGAGATACCTGCACTAAAAATAAAATGGAGTCCTGTTCAATATGTTTATAAAGAATGGGCAGACTTGTATGATGATGTAAATGGTCAGCATTTGTATGTAAATCGCGGACTTGGCTTTCTTGGTTATCCGGGCAGGGTAGGTATCCTCCCTGAAATTACAGTGATAGAATTGTCACAAGGATAA
- a CDS encoding bifunctional UDP-N-acetylmuramoyl-tripeptide:D-alanyl-D-alanine ligase/alanine racemase translates to MYTITEAASILNGKMVLNVNDCQTFRYLLTDSRQSGVAGESLFFAIKGDRHDGHLFINDLIRKGVKNFVVSDTPVSQNKEANFIVVENTLDALQKLASFHRKKFNLKTIGITGSNGKTIIKEWLCQLLQSDFNIVRSPKSFNSQTGVPLSVWQINNEHNLGIFEAGISTSGEMQRLEKIIQPEIGIFSNVGEAHSENFSTLDVKIQEKLLLFKHCKTLIYCKDYSGIHNAVMQSRYLENGLQCFTWSRRIKSDLQIGRIEKQNNSSTIQGIFQQKFIRIEIPFTDDASIENAIHCWAMLLFLEIEQEIIAERMLLLSPVAMRLEMKQGINNCSIINDSYNSDLGSLQIALDFLNRFQQNNNTGLTNSGLRKTVILSDILQSGRNEDQLYGEVAEMIHSKKVDRLIGIGPAISRHAEIFKTEKVFFASTEKFIEQYSPGLFVNEIILLKGARVYGFEQISRLLQQKGHETVLEINLTSMIHNYNFYKAKLKPETKIMCMVKAFAYGSGSYEVANTLQFHRVNYLAVAYADEGIELRKNGITVPIMVMNPQEQSFDKMIEYHLEPEIYSFRIMSKFSESVKRIRVYNQNPFPIHLKMDTGMHRLGFEADDLNELVVRLKNSKHLKVESIFTHLAGTDEAALDSFTLEQFQRFKNMSDAIKKHLQHNVLEHVLNSSGISRFPEMQLSMVRLGIGLHGIGTPSEQRQLLNVASLKSTISQIRNVKKGESVGYNRKAILESDKVIATIGIGYADGINRKMGNGKVSFLVNGKFAPTVGNICMDMCMLDITNCQAREGDEVIIFGNGLSVAELAAKTDTIPYEILSVISQRVKRIYFQE, encoded by the coding sequence ATGTACACCATTACAGAGGCTGCATCCATTTTAAATGGAAAGATGGTTTTGAATGTAAACGATTGTCAGACTTTCCGCTATCTGCTAACAGACAGCCGTCAAAGTGGTGTAGCCGGTGAATCTTTATTTTTTGCTATTAAAGGCGACCGTCATGATGGTCATTTATTTATTAATGACCTTATCAGAAAAGGCGTAAAAAACTTTGTTGTAAGCGATACACCTGTTTCACAAAATAAAGAAGCCAACTTTATTGTGGTGGAAAACACGCTTGATGCGTTACAAAAACTTGCTTCATTTCATCGGAAAAAATTTAACCTGAAAACAATAGGAATAACAGGCAGCAATGGCAAAACTATTATCAAAGAATGGCTTTGTCAATTATTGCAATCTGATTTCAACATTGTTCGAAGTCCGAAAAGTTTTAATTCACAAACAGGAGTTCCCTTATCTGTTTGGCAAATTAATAATGAGCATAATCTGGGAATTTTTGAAGCCGGAATTTCAACATCAGGCGAGATGCAGAGGCTAGAAAAAATTATTCAGCCTGAAATAGGAATTTTCAGTAATGTAGGTGAGGCCCACAGCGAAAACTTTTCTACACTTGATGTTAAAATACAAGAAAAATTACTGCTATTCAAACATTGTAAAACCCTGATATATTGTAAAGACTATTCAGGAATACATAATGCTGTAATGCAATCGAGGTATCTCGAAAACGGGCTCCAATGTTTTACATGGTCTCGAAGAATAAAATCCGATTTACAGATTGGCAGAATAGAAAAACAAAACAACAGCAGTACCATTCAGGGAATCTTTCAGCAGAAGTTTATCAGGATAGAAATACCTTTTACTGATGATGCTTCTATTGAAAACGCTATTCATTGCTGGGCTATGCTGCTTTTTTTGGAAATAGAGCAAGAAATAATTGCTGAAAGAATGCTTTTGTTAAGTCCTGTTGCCATGCGATTAGAGATGAAACAAGGGATCAACAATTGCTCCATCATTAATGACAGTTATAATTCCGATTTAGGGTCGCTGCAGATTGCCTTAGATTTTCTAAATCGTTTTCAACAGAATAATAATACAGGACTAACTAATTCAGGTTTACGTAAGACTGTTATACTTTCAGACATTCTTCAAAGCGGACGTAATGAAGATCAACTGTATGGAGAAGTGGCAGAAATGATTCACTCAAAAAAAGTTGACAGACTTATTGGCATAGGACCGGCAATTTCGCGACATGCAGAAATATTTAAAACAGAAAAAGTTTTTTTTGCTTCAACAGAGAAATTTATAGAACAGTATTCTCCCGGTTTATTTGTAAATGAAATCATATTATTAAAAGGTGCCAGGGTTTATGGATTTGAACAGATTTCAAGATTGTTACAACAAAAGGGTCATGAAACTGTTTTGGAAATAAATCTGACTTCAATGATTCATAACTACAACTTCTACAAAGCAAAGCTCAAACCGGAGACTAAAATCATGTGTATGGTTAAAGCATTTGCTTACGGTAGTGGCAGTTACGAAGTTGCTAATACACTACAATTTCACAGAGTGAACTATCTGGCAGTTGCCTATGCAGATGAGGGCATTGAACTTAGAAAAAATGGAATAACTGTTCCTATTATGGTGATGAATCCACAGGAGCAGTCTTTCGATAAAATGATTGAATATCATCTGGAACCGGAGATTTATAGTTTTAGAATTATGAGTAAGTTTAGTGAATCTGTAAAGCGAATCCGAGTTTACAATCAAAATCCATTCCCCATACATCTAAAAATGGATACAGGCATGCACAGGCTTGGTTTTGAAGCAGACGATCTGAATGAACTTGTAGTTCGTTTAAAAAACAGCAAACATCTTAAGGTAGAATCTATTTTTACACATCTTGCCGGAACAGATGAAGCAGCACTCGACTCTTTTACACTGGAACAGTTTCAGCGATTCAAAAACATGTCTGATGCTATAAAAAAACATCTTCAGCACAATGTGTTGGAACACGTTCTGAATTCATCAGGCATCAGTCGTTTTCCTGAAATGCAGTTAAGTATGGTTCGCCTGGGCATAGGTCTTCATGGCATAGGAACACCATCTGAGCAACGTCAATTATTAAATGTTGCCTCATTGAAATCAACCATTTCACAGATAAGAAATGTAAAAAAAGGTGAAAGTGTTGGCTATAACAGAAAGGCTATATTGGAAAGTGACAAAGTGATAGCAACAATAGGCATTGGTTATGCCGATGGAATAAACCGGAAAATGGGCAATGGGAAGGTTAGTTTTTTAGTTAATGGGAAATTTGCGCCAACTGTTGGCAATATCTGCATGGACATGTGTATGCTTGACATCACAAATTGTCAGGCACGTGAAGGCGATGAAGTGATTATTTTTGGTAACGGTTTGTCCGTTGCCGAACTTGCTGCAAAAACAGATACAATTCCTTACGAAATTTTATCAGTGATTTCACAACGCGTAAAACGAATATATTTTCAGGAATAG
- a CDS encoding thymidine kinase, with translation MNHRPTEFTERKKGAIEVICGSMFSGKTEELIRRLKRARIAKLKVEIFKPSVDQRYHESNIVSHDSNYIPSSPVQSSSQILLLTNDVDVVGIDEAQFFDMELPNVCLKLAHQGIRVIIAGLDMDFKGEPFGPIPKLMAIADFVTKVHAICMDCGDLALFSYRTISNDSLIVLGEKESYIPLCRTCYHKR, from the coding sequence ATGAACCATAGACCAACAGAATTTACAGAGAGAAAAAAGGGAGCTATTGAAGTCATTTGCGGCAGTATGTTTAGTGGCAAAACTGAGGAGTTGATTCGCAGGCTGAAACGTGCACGTATTGCCAAACTTAAGGTTGAAATATTTAAACCTTCTGTTGATCAACGCTATCATGAAAGCAACATTGTTTCACACGATTCCAACTATATTCCTTCATCGCCTGTTCAGTCATCCTCTCAAATACTTTTGCTCACAAACGATGTTGATGTTGTTGGCATTGACGAAGCCCAATTTTTTGATATGGAACTGCCTAATGTTTGTCTTAAACTGGCGCATCAGGGAATCAGGGTAATTATTGCAGGTTTGGATATGGACTTTAAAGGTGAACCTTTTGGACCTATTCCAAAACTTATGGCAATAGCAGACTTTGTTACAAAGGTACATGCCATCTGCATGGATTGTGGTGACCTTGCCTTATTTTCATACCGTACTATTTCTAATGATTCCCTCATTGTTTTAGGTGAAAAAGAAAGTTACATTCCGCTGTGCAGAACTTGTTATCATAAAAGGTAG
- a CDS encoding glycosyltransferase family A protein: protein MVSISVVIPTYNRLNFVVKTIESFLNQQSDDFELLIVDDGSTDKTEEYFTSYKHPKVTYHRIVNSERGFARNYGASIAKGRYVNFFDSDDLAYDNHISTALHYIKKLDNPEIFHLNYVYQTIDGQELDALKAHSDNIGEMLIKKGNVLSCNSVIIRKDIAAKFPFCESRLLSGTEDYALWLSLSSRFKIHYVPEITSVVIDHEQRSMASHDIIKMINRNMFLLDHLQADQHFMQYIGKQFNQIQCECFSFIALHLMLEGKNKDGFYFLSKALIVDWRFPFRRIRFMAIMKHMLRSFFRTQKIKVQEAA, encoded by the coding sequence ATGGTTTCCATTTCTGTAGTCATCCCGACCTATAACAGGTTGAATTTTGTTGTAAAAACAATTGAATCATTTCTGAATCAACAGTCAGATGATTTTGAACTTCTGATTGTTGATGATGGCAGTACCGATAAAACAGAGGAATATTTTACTTCTTATAAGCATCCAAAAGTAACATATCATAGAATAGTTAATAGCGAGCGCGGGTTTGCACGCAATTATGGAGCATCAATTGCCAAAGGTAGGTATGTTAATTTTTTTGATTCAGATGATTTAGCCTATGATAATCATATTTCTACTGCGCTGCATTATATTAAAAAGTTGGACAACCCTGAAATTTTTCACCTGAACTACGTTTATCAAACAATTGATGGACAGGAGTTGGATGCTCTCAAAGCACATTCCGATAATATTGGTGAAATGCTAATCAAAAAAGGAAATGTTTTAAGTTGTAATTCTGTAATTATCAGAAAAGATATTGCAGCAAAATTCCCCTTTTGTGAGAGTCGCCTTCTTTCAGGTACTGAAGATTATGCTTTATGGCTTTCCTTGTCCTCGCGTTTCAAAATACATTATGTGCCTGAAATTACCAGTGTAGTAATTGACCATGAACAGCGTAGTATGGCTTCACACGACATTATAAAGATGATTAACAGAAACATGTTTCTGTTAGATCATCTGCAAGCTGACCAACATTTTATGCAGTATATAGGTAAACAATTTAATCAGATTCAGTGTGAATGTTTTTCTTTTATTGCATTACATCTCATGCTTGAAGGCAAAAACAAGGACGGTTTTTATTTTCTTTCAAAGGCGTTAATTGTTGATTGGCGTTTTCCTTTCCGCAGAATTCGTTTTATGGCTATTATGAAACACATGCTTAGGTCATTTTTCCGGACACAAAAGATTAAGGTTCAGGAAGCGGCCTGA
- a CDS encoding DUF5686 and carboxypeptidase regulatory-like domain-containing protein: protein MRKLFYLFLFVNISVSTVFSQGIVSGVVKDKNHKPVAYANVYVKPGFVGTTSSSDGIFEMELTPGKYTLYCQNLGYKQFSKQIEVGAGKQQIEIELTEELYALKEVAVTNNKEDPAYEYIRKAIAKRKSYLNEVDAYTCNVYIKGVQKLNKYPEKFLGKVVDFGGMVDSTTGIFYLSESVSKYSYEKPGRIREEMISSRFSGNNKAFSYNKASDMQFNFYENRVMSEGISSKGFVSPVANDAFFYYRYKLLGSVVENDRLIHKIEVIPRRQNDPVFRGVVYIVDDLWRFQFVDLFLTRDAGIEFLDTLSIKQSFVPVENNVWLPVTNLFDFSFRILGFQGGGNYVGYFSDFKINPVFPAKTFSAEILKISPDANKKDSAYWDSIRPIPLTKDETSDYFKKDSLATIRESKQYKDSMDRINNRFSVFNFLLAGYSYRHSYREMTYTIKPIANTFSFNTVEGWNVALNTEFIKRLPNRKRLTVFTNTRYGFSNTHWNANAGFKYLFNRFSDNTISVEGGTAVNELNNTNPVKPLVNMLYTLWAERNYLKIYEKQFLKIAYGREWFNGFNATGEIEYGRRNVLSNTSNYTWKNFKNRTYTSNNPLSPDYDIKLFTPHHYFNTQLTLTYSPFTKYITRPDGKVREESGWPLFFVQVNKAFSNVMSSKTDYLSFETGFNHQIDFGMLGYLVYNCRFYRFVNQKAIAFPDFFHFAGNKTIVSDFRAEDFAYLDYYKYSTTRNALAIHAEYNLNRFITNKIPLIRKLKLNEVVGFHFLKVAELKSHYELTVGLEKLGAIRADFVCSYDGKASPFYSFRFGLKLRQ from the coding sequence ATGCGTAAATTATTTTACTTGTTTCTGTTTGTTAATATTTCTGTTTCAACTGTTTTTTCTCAGGGTATTGTATCCGGTGTCGTAAAAGATAAAAATCACAAGCCTGTAGCTTATGCCAATGTATATGTGAAACCCGGTTTTGTAGGGACCACCAGCAGCAGTGATGGTATATTTGAAATGGAATTAACTCCTGGCAAATACACACTATATTGTCAGAATCTGGGCTATAAGCAATTCAGTAAGCAAATTGAAGTTGGTGCAGGTAAACAACAAATTGAGATTGAACTTACAGAGGAGCTTTACGCGCTAAAAGAGGTAGCCGTTACCAACAATAAAGAAGACCCTGCCTATGAATACATCAGAAAAGCTATTGCTAAAAGAAAAAGTTATCTGAATGAAGTTGATGCCTATACATGCAATGTATATATAAAAGGAGTGCAAAAATTAAATAAGTACCCTGAAAAATTTCTTGGTAAGGTTGTTGATTTCGGAGGTATGGTTGATTCAACAACAGGCATATTTTATTTAAGTGAATCGGTTTCAAAATACAGCTATGAAAAACCGGGAAGAATAAGAGAGGAAATGATTTCATCTCGTTTTAGTGGCAACAATAAAGCCTTTAGCTACAACAAAGCTTCCGATATGCAATTTAATTTTTATGAAAACCGAGTCATGTCAGAAGGTATCTCTTCCAAAGGATTTGTGTCACCAGTTGCCAATGATGCTTTCTTTTATTACCGCTATAAACTACTTGGCTCGGTTGTAGAGAACGACAGGCTTATTCATAAAATTGAGGTAATTCCAAGAAGACAAAACGACCCTGTGTTCAGGGGTGTTGTATATATAGTTGATGATTTATGGCGATTTCAGTTTGTTGATCTTTTTCTTACTCGCGATGCAGGCATTGAGTTTTTAGACACTCTCAGCATAAAGCAGTCGTTTGTTCCTGTTGAAAATAATGTTTGGCTGCCTGTGACTAATTTATTCGATTTTAGTTTCAGGATTCTTGGCTTTCAGGGAGGCGGTAATTATGTAGGTTACTTTTCTGACTTTAAAATAAATCCTGTTTTTCCAGCTAAAACATTTTCTGCTGAAATTCTGAAAATCAGTCCTGATGCCAACAAGAAAGATTCTGCATACTGGGATAGTATTAGGCCAATACCGCTTACGAAGGATGAAACATCAGACTATTTCAAGAAAGATAGTTTGGCTACAATACGAGAAAGTAAACAGTATAAAGACAGTATGGATAGAATTAATAATAGATTTTCGGTTTTTAATTTTTTGCTTGCCGGATATTCTTACCGACATAGTTACCGAGAAATGACTTATACCATTAAACCCATTGCAAATACATTTTCGTTTAATACTGTTGAAGGCTGGAATGTTGCATTAAACACAGAGTTTATTAAACGATTACCTAACCGAAAACGCCTGACAGTTTTTACCAATACACGATATGGATTTAGTAATACGCATTGGAATGCAAATGCAGGTTTTAAATATTTATTCAACCGCTTTAGCGATAATACAATTTCTGTTGAAGGTGGCACTGCTGTTAATGAACTAAACAACACAAATCCTGTTAAACCTTTAGTTAACATGCTTTATACACTATGGGCAGAACGTAATTATTTAAAAATTTATGAGAAACAATTTTTAAAAATTGCTTATGGAAGAGAATGGTTTAATGGGTTTAATGCTACTGGAGAAATTGAATATGGTCGGAGAAACGTTTTGTCAAACACTTCAAATTATACCTGGAAGAATTTTAAAAACAGAACCTATACTTCCAATAACCCATTAAGTCCGGACTACGATATAAAACTATTTACTCCTCACCATTATTTTAACACACAGCTCACATTAACCTACTCGCCATTTACGAAGTACATTACAAGGCCGGATGGAAAAGTAAGAGAAGAATCAGGGTGGCCTTTGTTTTTTGTGCAGGTCAATAAAGCATTCAGTAATGTAATGAGCAGTAAGACAGATTATCTTTCATTTGAAACAGGATTCAATCATCAGATAGATTTCGGTATGTTGGGTTATTTAGTTTACAATTGCAGGTTTTATCGTTTTGTCAATCAAAAGGCTATTGCTTTTCCCGACTTTTTTCATTTTGCAGGCAATAAAACAATCGTTTCTGATTTCAGAGCTGAAGATTTTGCGTATTTGGATTATTATAAATATTCGACCACAAGAAATGCTTTAGCTATTCATGCAGAATACAATCTAAATCGTTTTATCACCAACAAAATTCCGTTGATCCGAAAGTTGAAATTGAATGAAGTTGTAGGTTTTCACTTCCTGAAGGTTGCTGAATTAAAAAGCCATTATGAATTAACTGTTGGATTAGAAAAACTCGGGGCAATACGGGCAGATTTTGTTTGTAGTTATGATGGCAAGGCCAGTCCTTTTTATTCATTCCGGTTTGGACTTAAGCTTAGGCAATAA